Part of the Arthrobacter globiformis genome is shown below.
AATGCAAGTTCAATCTCAGCCGGGATTCCCAGGCAGCCACCGAGCAGATATTGGAGTTCGGTTCGGGCTGCGGAAGAGTTCCAGGCGGATTCGGCTGGGTGGACGGTACCGGAAGTCAGTGCGGTCTCACCATCGGCGTTGGTATGGAGAGCGACGCAACGACATGGTTCTCCATTGATCCCGGCGCCAGTCCACCGACGCGATGTTCCGCCACCGACCTAAGCAAGATGAACAACCAGACAGTCCTCCTCCCGCTGTATGACAAGGCCGCCGGCACCGGCACTAACGCCGGCTATTTCATCAAAGGCTTCGCGGCCTTCCATGTCACCGGCTACAAGTTTGCTAATGACGGGTGGCCAACGGGGTCGGGGTTTGCCCAACAAGAGCCTGCGAGGCTACTTCGTTAAATTCGTGTCTATTTCTCAAGCCCTCGAACTCGGAACTGCCCCGGATTATGGCACTTCCGTCGTGAAACTCACCAGCTAGAACATGCCATTCAGTCTTACAAACCCCAGGAGCAGTTCGTGAAGTCTCGATTGTTGGCAGGAGCGGCAGCGGTAGTCCTAGCCATCGTGGGCGCCATGTTGGTCATGTCTTATGCCCAGGGCGCGGACCAGCGGGCCGTAAAGAACCTTGAGCCCGTGGCGGTTTTGGTCGTAAAGACAGCGATTCCTGCAGGAACTCCGGTGGAATCCATGTTGGCCTCGCTGACCACGGAGCAACTCCCGGCCACGGCGGTGACCGACTCTTCCCTTAAGTCCCTTGACGAATCCAAGGGCAAAGTGGCCGCCGTCGACCTGGTTCCCGGAGAACAGTTGGTGGCCGAACGCCTCGTCGCTCCTGAGGAACTCAAGACCCCGGGTTCAGTCGAAGTTCCGGCAGGACTTCAGGAAGTCTCCTTCCAGCTTGAGCCGGACCGCGTCGTCGGTGGCCGGCTTGCCCCTGGCGATCACGTGGGCGTCTTCGTGTCCATGGACGAAGGCGGCCTTGAAGACAGGGCCGCCAAGGAAACCACCAAGTTGACCATCCGTAAGGCGCTTGTGACCGCTGTCCAGCGCGCGCCGGAGGCGGCCCCCACGGCCGCGCCCGCGCCCACCGCGAGCGCCGACCCCAGCCCTGCCGATCCCCGGGACACTACCCTTCCGGAGGGGTCACTCATGATCACCGTCGCCGTTAGCGATGCTGACGCCGCAAAGATTGTCTTCGCTGCCGAATACGCCAAGATGTGGCTGAGCAAAGAACCCACCAACGCCAAGGACAGCGGTCCCCGGATCATTCAGCGGAGTGAGGTGTACAAATGAGCCGCTTCGTCCTGATCACCCCCAGCGCGGACTTTGACAGCCGCTTGCGGCAGGCCGTGGCCGGCGGGCTCCAGGGCGGCGTGCAGACATTTTTCACGACCATCCTGCCTGCCGGCCCGTACGATCTGTTCGCCCAGCTGAACCAGGAGCAGCCCGAAGTCCTCATCCTCGGCCCGGACCTGCCGGTCGAGGAGGCACTGCGTCTGGCAACCGTGCTCGACGTACAGGTACCGCACCTGATGGTGCTCTTGGTCAGCGAACCCGACCCTGCGCTGATCCTGCAGGCCATGCGGGCTGGCGTCCGCGACGTCCTCAGCCCCTCGGCTGATCCAGCTCACCTGCGGGTGCTGCTGGAACGCGCCTGCCAGTCCTCCGCCAACCGGCACCGCGTGGAGCAGCAAGGCCCCGTTGAAAACCAGAAGGGTGCCGTCATCGGCGTCTTCTCGCCCAAGGGCGGCGTGGGCAAGACGACCATCGCCACCAACCTCGCCGTGGGTCTGGGGAAGCTGGCCCCCATGAGCGTGGTGCTTGTGGACCTGGACCTGCAGTTCGGCGACGTGGCCTCCGGCCTGTACCTGAATCCGGAGCACACGGTCACCGACGCCGTCTCCCCCGCCGCCAGCCAGGACACCCTGGTGCTGAAGGCCTTTCTCACGGTACATCCCGCCAGCATCTACGCGCTGTGCGCGCCCGTCAGCCCAGTTGAGGCCGACTACATCACCCCGGACCAGATAGCTCGTCTCCTCGAACAGTTGGCCGAAGAGTTCCAATACGTCGTGATCGATACCGCGCCCGGGCTGCCGGAAATCGGACTGGCAGCCATGGAAGCCTGCTCGGATGTGGTCTGGGTCAGCGCGATGGATATCCCCAGCGTCCGTGGCCTCCGTTCAGGCATGGACATCCTTCGCCAGTTGGAAATCCTGCCTGCAGGGCGTCACGTGGTCCTGAATATGGCGGACTCCAAGTGCGGACTTACTGTGCAGGACATCGAATCCACCATCGGAGCTCCCGTGGACGTCAGCGTCCCCCGGTCCCGGGCCGTGGCCCTGTCCACCAACCGCGGCATGCCGGTGCTGCTGGATGCCAAGAAGGATCCCGCGGCTAAAGGCCTCAGTCAGTTGGTCGACCGGTTCGGTCCGGCCGCGGGCGCCAAAGAGCAGCGGAGCAGCCACCGCCGGGTGGTGGTCTAGATGAAGCTTTCCGAGCGTATCCAGGCCGCGCAGCTCCGATCTGAAGTTCCCAGTGCCCCGCTGCGCATCCCGCCTGCGCCGATGCATGCCCCTTCACGGCACGCGTCCGACCCTGCGCTCATGCGCGCTGCTGCCCCGTTGCAGGTCCAGCCTGCGACCTCGGCGTCGATAAACGCTGCCGCGCGACCAGCTGTGTCCGCCTACCAGACGCGTGCTGCACGGCGTGCAGCCGAGGCCGCTGCCCAGGCGGCGGGTGCTCAGTCGCAAGCTGTCTCGTCCGCTGCCACAGCGCCGGCCGCGGTGACGGCGCCCGCTCGGGGCGCCGCGGAGGAGCGCGCTGACTCGGCTGCTACTGCTCCTAGCATGCAAGCTCGCGGCCGCCGACTCGCTGTGCATGGGGCACCGGCACCCGCGCAGCCGCCCATCGCAGCGCAGACGGAACCGTCCAAGACCAAGGCCCAGCAGCCGGTGGACGTTTTTGCCGCACTCAAACAGCGTGCCGCGACGGCCCTCTTTGAACGCATGGGTGCTCGGTTCAATGACTCAACGCTCACGGAGCAGGAACTCCGCCGAACGGCTCGCGAAGAGCTCATCCGCATCATCGACGCCGAACAGGTGCCGCTGACTGCGGACGAGCGGACGCGTTTGGTGGCAGACGTTGCCGATGACGTGCTGGGCTACGGCCCGCTCCAGCGCTTGCTGGACGATCCTGCCGTCACCGAAATCATGGTGAACCGGATGGACCAGATCTACGTTGAACGAAAAGGAACACTGACGCTGACGGACTCGCGGTTCAGCTCTGAAGAGCACCTGCGGAAAGTCATTGAGCGCATCGTGTCCAAGGTGGGCCGGCGCATCGACGAGTCTTCGCCGCTGGTTGACGCGCGCCTGGAAGACGGCTCGCGTGTCAACGCTGTGATCCCTCCGCTGGCCGTCGGCGGTTCATCATTGACCATTCGTAAGTTCAGCAAGGTGCCACTCACGGTCCAGAATCTCATCGACTTTGGGACACTGACGCCGGAAATGGCAGAGCTGCTCAACGCCTGCGTCAAGGCCAAGCTCAACATCATCGTTTCCGGCGGTACTGGCACCGGTAAGACGACCCTGCTCAACGTCCTGTCTTCCTTCCTTCCTTCCGACGAGCGCATCGTGACCATCGAGGACGCCGTAGAGCTCCAGATCCAGCAGGACCATGTGGTGCGGCTGGAAAGCCGCCCGCCGAACACGGAAGGCAAGGGCGAAGTGACCATCCGCGAACTGCTCCGGAACTCCCTGCGTATGCGCCCGGACCGGATTGTGGTGGGTGAGGTCCGCGGCGGGGAATCCTTGGACATGCTCCAAGCCATGAACACGGGCCACGACGGTTCGCTGTCTACGGTGCACTCCAACTCGCCCCGTGACGCCATCGCCCGTCTGGAGACTTTGGTCCTCATGGCAGGAATGGATCTGCCGCTGCGTGCCATCCGCGAACAGATTGCCTCCGCGGTGAACCTCATTGTCCAGATCTCCCGTCTCCGGGACGGTACCCGCCGCATCACGCATGTGACGGAGGTACAGGGCATGGAGGGTGACATCGTTACGCTTCAGGACGCCTTCGTCTTCGACTACTCGGCCGGAGTGGACCAGCACGGAAGGTTCCTTGGAAAGCCTGTCCCGACCGGCATCCGCCCTCGCTTCATCGACCGCTTTGAGGACCTCGGAATTCACGTATCGGCCGGTGTCTTCGGCGCACCCCCAGTCTCACCCGAAAGGCACTGACTCATGATCGTCACACTGGGCGTCGTCCTTGTTGTTGCCGCTGTGGTGCTGGGCTGCGTGGCGGTGCTGATCCCCCGCACCCCCACTGTGCCGCTGGACCGCCGTCGTCCGTTCCGGTCTGAAGCGCATTCGCAACTGACGCGCTTTGCCGGCTCCGCCGTCCAGGAAATCGAGCGTTTCCTCGCCAAGCGGAACATCCGGTACTTCAACCGGGAAGTCCTTGAAAACGCCGGTCTGCGCCTGAGCCAGGCAGACTTCCTACTCCTTGTATTGATCGGCGCGTTTGTCGGCGGGCTGATTGGCCTCGTGGTGGCGGGGCCTTTGCTGGCCATTCTCCTGGTCATCGCGGCACCGTTCGTTGGCCACCTTCTGCTAGGTGTCCTGGCCAGCAAACGGCGCACCAAATTCGGTGACCAGTTGGGCGACACCCTGCAATTGCTGTCCGGCAGCCTACGCGCGGGGCACAGTATCCTGCGTGCCGTCGATGCTGCCGCCAACGAAGCACAGGCGCCGACCTCCGAGGAAATGCGCCGCATCGTCTCGGAGACGAGCCTCGGCCGGGACCTGCTCGTTTCGCTCAACGACACTGCTGAGCGAATGCAGAACGAGGACTTCGTCTGGATCTCTCAGGCCATCCAGATCAACCGCGAAGTGGGTGGCAACCTGGCTGAAGTCCTGGACCAGGTCAACGAGACCATCCGCGAGCGAAACGAGATCAAGGGCCACATCAAGTCCTTGGCCGCAGAAGGGAAATTCTCCGCCTACATCCTCATGGCGCTCCCCGTCGGCATCGTGGCCATGCTCATGGTGGTCAGTCCGGGTTACATGGACAAGATGGTTTCCACCGTATTGGGCTGGATCATGATCGTTGCCTCGATCATCCTGATGACCATCGGTGGTCTCTGGATGCGCAAGATCATTGACCTGAAGTTCTGAGGCGCTCATGGATCCCCTGATTCTCCTTTCCCTCCTCTTGATCTGCCTGCCGCTCGGCTACCTTGTTTGGTCCTTGCTCTCCACGGATAAGAAAGGCCAGGCGGTTGCCCACGACATTCTGTCCAGGGGGGCCGACCGCGCCGAAGTGGAGAAGAAGACCAGCACGGGTCGGCTTGAAAAGATCGGCCGCCGGCTGACTCCTGCCGGCTATGTGCAGAAGCTTGATCATCTGCTCTCCCTTGCTGGCCGCCCGGCAAACCTTCCGCTGGGCCGCGTGCTCGCGGCCAAGCCAGCGTTGGGTCTCGTGGGCGGCCTCATTGGACTGTGGCTGAGTTCCATCGGAACGACGCCAATCATCAAGCTCATAGGACTGTTCGTCCTGTTCCTGGGGTACTTTATCCCGGACCTGCTGCTCTACAGCAAGGGTCAGGAGCGTCAGAAGGCCATGCAACTGGAGCTTGCCAATACCCTGGACCAGATGCTGATTTCAGTCGAGGCGGGCCTCGGCTTCGAGGGAGCCATGGCCCGCGCGGGCGAGAACGGCAAGGGGCCCCTCGCGGAGGAACTGGTCCGCACGCTGCAGGACATGCAGGTGGGCCGCAGCCGCCGGGAGTCCTATATCGCCTTGGCGGAACGCACCAACATCCCGGAACTGCGCAGCTTCGTGCAGGCAGTGGTGCAGGCGGACACTTACGGCATTGCCATCAGCCGCGTCCTGCGAGTGCAGGCCAAGGTGATGCGGGTGAAGCGCCGGCAGCGTGCCGAGGAGAAGGCGATGAAGCTGCCGGTCATGATCCTGTTTCCGCTGCTGTTCTTCATCTTCCCGGTCCTGTTCATTGCCATCCTGGGCCCTGCCGTCATCAACACCATCGAGACATTCGCCAACCAGTAAAGTGGGGGGCTTCCGCAGGATTTTCCACACCACAAGGTACCCGCAGGGTTTCCACAGGATCCAAGCTCAATCAGGGTTTTCCCAACCTCAGAAAGTAGCCTTAAGTCATGTCCATTTCAGGTTCCGGAGCAGCCGAGAGCAACGCCAACGGCGTCTGTCTTCCGGCGCCTGGCATCCCTGATGGCTTGGCTTACAACGAATCGGAGAGTGCCACCTTGCCCGTCCTCGACTTGGATGTACTTCACGACCTTGAAGAAGACATGGGCAACACCGGGG
Proteins encoded:
- a CDS encoding type II secretion system F family protein yields the protein MIVTLGVVLVVAAVVLGCVAVLIPRTPTVPLDRRRPFRSEAHSQLTRFAGSAVQEIERFLAKRNIRYFNREVLENAGLRLSQADFLLLVLIGAFVGGLIGLVVAGPLLAILLVIAAPFVGHLLLGVLASKRRTKFGDQLGDTLQLLSGSLRAGHSILRAVDAAANEAQAPTSEEMRRIVSETSLGRDLLVSLNDTAERMQNEDFVWISQAIQINREVGGNLAEVLDQVNETIRERNEIKGHIKSLAAEGKFSAYILMALPVGIVAMLMVVSPGYMDKMVSTVLGWIMIVASIILMTIGGLWMRKIIDLKF
- a CDS encoding Tad domain-containing protein — translated: MLLSFAAISIDVAKLYSERAQLQNGADAAALMVARACATAAPDGNCSSSPSDNVRTLVRGNAVDGLSNVHSVTVNGVAHTVDVTTSAEEAGSSPNSVSMFFAGILGVTSAEVRASSSVQWGTPVRGIMVLPLAVAECKFNLSRDSQAATEQILEFGSGCGRVPGGFGWVDGTGSQCGLTIGVGMESDATTWFSIDPGASPPTRCSATDLSKMNNQTVLLPLYDKAAGTGTNAGYFIKGFAAFHVTGYKFANDGWPTGSGFAQQEPARLLR
- a CDS encoding CpaF family protein — its product is MQARGRRLAVHGAPAPAQPPIAAQTEPSKTKAQQPVDVFAALKQRAATALFERMGARFNDSTLTEQELRRTAREELIRIIDAEQVPLTADERTRLVADVADDVLGYGPLQRLLDDPAVTEIMVNRMDQIYVERKGTLTLTDSRFSSEEHLRKVIERIVSKVGRRIDESSPLVDARLEDGSRVNAVIPPLAVGGSSLTIRKFSKVPLTVQNLIDFGTLTPEMAELLNACVKAKLNIIVSGGTGTGKTTLLNVLSSFLPSDERIVTIEDAVELQIQQDHVVRLESRPPNTEGKGEVTIRELLRNSLRMRPDRIVVGEVRGGESLDMLQAMNTGHDGSLSTVHSNSPRDAIARLETLVLMAGMDLPLRAIREQIASAVNLIVQISRLRDGTRRITHVTEVQGMEGDIVTLQDAFVFDYSAGVDQHGRFLGKPVPTGIRPRFIDRFEDLGIHVSAGVFGAPPVSPERH
- a CDS encoding AAA family ATPase; this encodes MSRFVLITPSADFDSRLRQAVAGGLQGGVQTFFTTILPAGPYDLFAQLNQEQPEVLILGPDLPVEEALRLATVLDVQVPHLMVLLVSEPDPALILQAMRAGVRDVLSPSADPAHLRVLLERACQSSANRHRVEQQGPVENQKGAVIGVFSPKGGVGKTTIATNLAVGLGKLAPMSVVLVDLDLQFGDVASGLYLNPEHTVTDAVSPAASQDTLVLKAFLTVHPASIYALCAPVSPVEADYITPDQIARLLEQLAEEFQYVVIDTAPGLPEIGLAAMEACSDVVWVSAMDIPSVRGLRSGMDILRQLEILPAGRHVVLNMADSKCGLTVQDIESTIGAPVDVSVPRSRAVALSTNRGMPVLLDAKKDPAAKGLSQLVDRFGPAAGAKEQRSSHRRVVV
- the cpaB gene encoding Flp pilus assembly protein CpaB; translation: MKSRLLAGAAAVVLAIVGAMLVMSYAQGADQRAVKNLEPVAVLVVKTAIPAGTPVESMLASLTTEQLPATAVTDSSLKSLDESKGKVAAVDLVPGEQLVAERLVAPEELKTPGSVEVPAGLQEVSFQLEPDRVVGGRLAPGDHVGVFVSMDEGGLEDRAAKETTKLTIRKALVTAVQRAPEAAPTAAPAPTASADPSPADPRDTTLPEGSLMITVAVSDADAAKIVFAAEYAKMWLSKEPTNAKDSGPRIIQRSEVYK
- a CDS encoding type II secretion system F family protein; translated protein: MDPLILLSLLLICLPLGYLVWSLLSTDKKGQAVAHDILSRGADRAEVEKKTSTGRLEKIGRRLTPAGYVQKLDHLLSLAGRPANLPLGRVLAAKPALGLVGGLIGLWLSSIGTTPIIKLIGLFVLFLGYFIPDLLLYSKGQERQKAMQLELANTLDQMLISVEAGLGFEGAMARAGENGKGPLAEELVRTLQDMQVGRSRRESYIALAERTNIPELRSFVQAVVQADTYGIAISRVLRVQAKVMRVKRRQRAEEKAMKLPVMILFPLLFFIFPVLFIAILGPAVINTIETFANQ